Proteins encoded in a region of the Thermus sp. LT1-2-5 genome:
- the gatA gene encoding Asp-tRNA(Asn)/Glu-tRNA(Gln) amidotransferase subunit GatA, with protein MLAYEIRARVARGELTPKEVVQAYWERVQRLDPELGAFLTLNEALWQEAERLDPTLPLAGVLVAVKDNIVTKGLRTTAGSRLLENFVPPYEATAVARLKALGALVLGKTNLDEFGMGSSTEHSAFFPTKNPFDPGRVPGGSSGGSAAAVAADLAPVALGSDTGGSVRQPAAFCGVYGLKPTYGRVSRYGLIAYASSLDGIGPLARSVRDLALLMDAMAGPDPLDATSLDLPPRFQAALEEPLPPLRLGVVREGMAGNSPGVERALAEAVEVFRRLGFRVAEVSWPSLPLALNAYYILAPAEASSNLARYDGTLYGHRAKGEELWPMVEATRARFGLEVKRRILVGTFVLTSGYYEAYYGRAQAFRRRLKAEARALFQEVDLLLLPTAPHPAFPLGGRPDPLAMYREDLYTVGASLAGLPALSFPAGFEEGLPLGLQLLGPWGQDEVLLRAALAFEEATDRAFLKTPLGEAL; from the coding sequence ATGTTGGCCTATGAGATCCGCGCCCGGGTGGCCCGAGGGGAGCTCACCCCGAAGGAGGTGGTCCAGGCGTACTGGGAACGGGTCCAGCGGCTTGACCCAGAACTCGGCGCTTTCCTGACCTTGAACGAGGCGCTCTGGCAGGAGGCGGAAAGGCTCGATCCCACGCTGCCCTTGGCGGGGGTCTTGGTGGCGGTGAAGGACAACATCGTCACTAAGGGGCTTCGCACCACGGCGGGAAGCCGCCTTTTGGAAAACTTCGTCCCTCCCTACGAGGCCACGGCGGTGGCCCGGCTGAAGGCCCTGGGGGCCTTGGTCCTGGGCAAGACCAACCTGGACGAGTTCGGCATGGGCTCCTCCACGGAGCACTCCGCCTTTTTCCCCACCAAAAACCCCTTCGACCCGGGAAGGGTCCCGGGGGGGTCCAGCGGGGGAAGCGCCGCTGCGGTGGCGGCGGACCTGGCCCCCGTGGCCCTGGGCTCGGACACGGGGGGAAGCGTGCGCCAGCCTGCGGCCTTTTGCGGCGTCTACGGCCTCAAGCCCACCTACGGCCGGGTGAGCCGCTACGGCCTCATCGCCTACGCCTCCAGCCTGGACGGGATCGGCCCCCTGGCCCGCTCCGTGCGGGACCTGGCCCTCCTCATGGACGCCATGGCGGGCCCCGATCCCTTGGACGCCACCAGCCTGGACCTCCCCCCTCGCTTCCAGGCGGCCCTGGAGGAACCCCTTCCCCCCTTGCGCCTGGGGGTGGTGCGGGAGGGTATGGCGGGCAACAGCCCCGGGGTGGAGCGGGCCTTGGCGGAGGCGGTGGAGGTGTTCCGCCGCCTGGGGTTTCGGGTGGCGGAGGTGTCCTGGCCCTCCTTGCCCCTGGCGCTAAACGCCTACTACATCCTGGCCCCGGCGGAGGCCAGCTCCAACCTGGCCCGCTACGACGGGACGCTTTACGGCCACCGGGCGAAAGGGGAGGAGCTTTGGCCCATGGTGGAGGCTACCCGGGCTAGGTTTGGCCTCGAGGTCAAGCGCCGCATTCTGGTGGGCACCTTCGTCCTTACTAGCGGCTACTACGAGGCCTACTACGGCCGGGCCCAGGCGTTCCGGCGCAGGCTTAAGGCGGAGGCCAGGGCCCTGTTCCAGGAGGTGGACCTCCTCCTCCTTCCCACGGCTCCCCATCCCGCCTTTCCCTTGGGGGGGCGGCCCGACCCCTTGGCCATGTACCGGGAGGACCTCTACACCGTGGGGGCGAGCCTGGCGGGCCTGCCTGCCCTTTCCTTCCCCGCAGGGTTTGAAGAGGGGCTTCCCTTGGGGCTTCAGCTCCTCGGCCCCTGGGGCCAGGATGAGGTTCTCCTACGGGCGGCGTTGGCCTTTGAGGAGGCCACGGATCGGGCTTTCCTAAAGACCCCCCTGGGCGAGGCCCTCTAG
- a CDS encoding phospho-N-acetylmuramoyl-pentapeptide-transferase — protein sequence MALALLLAWLFTGFWITFMRGLGLGKRVRQEGPQTHLAKEGTPSMGGVAFLLAAFLAYYLEGKDPFLPLWLLGLGFALLGLLDDLAGSLSRPLKAREKLALQSLMALVFALYAARQVAYTPWPILDVLLVFLTVVGAANAFNFTDGLDGLLASVATILLLPFYPYPFAQTLLGSLLGFLWHNAPKAKVFMGDTGSQALGAMVAGLFVLTGKLWLLPVAAIVPVLEVLSVVAQVLYFRRTGKRLFRMSPLHHHFELMGWEEAKVVFRFAVLTALATALAFGLGGGA from the coding sequence ATGGCCCTAGCCCTTTTGCTCGCCTGGCTTTTCACCGGCTTCTGGATCACCTTCATGCGGGGCCTGGGCCTGGGCAAGCGGGTGCGCCAGGAGGGGCCCCAAACCCACCTGGCCAAGGAGGGGACCCCCAGCATGGGAGGGGTGGCCTTCCTCCTCGCCGCCTTCTTGGCCTACTACCTCGAGGGCAAAGACCCTTTCCTTCCCCTTTGGCTTCTCGGCCTGGGCTTTGCCCTTTTGGGGCTTTTGGACGACCTGGCGGGTAGCCTCTCCCGGCCCCTCAAGGCGCGGGAGAAGCTCGCCCTGCAAAGCCTTATGGCCTTGGTCTTCGCCCTCTACGCCGCAAGGCAGGTGGCCTACACCCCTTGGCCTATCCTGGACGTCCTTCTCGTCTTCCTGACCGTGGTGGGGGCGGCCAACGCCTTCAACTTCACCGACGGCCTGGACGGGCTCCTGGCCAGCGTGGCGACCATCCTCCTCCTCCCCTTCTACCCCTACCCCTTCGCCCAGACCCTTTTGGGAAGCCTCCTGGGCTTCCTCTGGCACAACGCCCCCAAGGCCAAGGTCTTCATGGGCGACACGGGCAGCCAGGCCCTGGGGGCCATGGTGGCGGGGCTTTTCGTCCTTACGGGGAAGCTTTGGCTCCTGCCCGTAGCCGCCATCGTCCCCGTGTTGGAGGTGCTTTCCGTGGTGGCCCAGGTCCTCTACTTCCGCCGCACGGGAAAACGGCTCTTCCGCATGAGCCCCCTGCACCACCACTTTGAGCTCATGGGTTGGGAGGAGGCCAAGGTGGTCTTCCGCTTCGCCGTCCTCACCGCCTTGGCCACCGCCTTGGCCTTCGGCTTGGGAGGTGGGGCATGA
- the miaA gene encoding tRNA (adenosine(37)-N6)-dimethylallyltransferase MiaA, with protein sequence MEAVPVLAGPTGSGKTLLALRLGEELPLEVVSADATMVYRGLDIGTDKPSPEEQRRVPHHLVDVLEPSEAMSVARFLDMAEEAIGSVLARGRLPLVVGGTGYYIRALSEGLYDLPPPDPEVQARLWQELEAKGFAALAAELAQASPSDALRVGKNPRRLVRALEVLRRTGMPPARFPKRPPRFRYKKLVLWPERAWLWPKLEARARSQFARGLVEEVRALLARYPTMPTALQAIGYKEVVGYLRGAYSLEEALERDIQAVKAYAKRQYTWFRHEPGDVTYLPRGGEEAYPGFRDWLRLHFGL encoded by the coding sequence GTGGAAGCGGTGCCGGTGTTGGCGGGCCCCACGGGAAGCGGGAAGACCCTCCTCGCCTTGCGCTTAGGGGAGGAGCTACCGCTGGAGGTGGTGTCCGCCGACGCCACCATGGTTTACCGGGGGTTAGACATCGGCACGGACAAGCCGAGCCCGGAGGAGCAGCGAAGGGTGCCCCACCACCTGGTGGACGTGTTGGAGCCTTCCGAGGCCATGAGCGTGGCCCGCTTTCTGGACATGGCGGAGGAGGCCATTGGCAGCGTTCTCGCCCGGGGCCGCCTCCCCCTGGTGGTGGGGGGAACCGGCTACTACATTCGTGCCCTTTCCGAGGGGCTTTATGACCTCCCCCCGCCCGACCCTGAGGTCCAGGCCCGGCTTTGGCAGGAGCTGGAGGCCAAGGGGTTTGCGGCGTTAGCGGCGGAGCTGGCCCAGGCTAGCCCTTCCGATGCCTTACGGGTGGGGAAGAACCCCAGGCGGCTGGTGCGGGCCCTCGAGGTCCTACGCCGCACCGGCATGCCCCCCGCCCGCTTCCCCAAACGCCCACCCCGCTTTCGCTACAAAAAGCTGGTGCTTTGGCCCGAGCGGGCTTGGCTTTGGCCCAAGCTCGAGGCCCGGGCCCGCTCCCAGTTCGCCCGGGGCCTGGTGGAGGAGGTGAGGGCCCTCCTCGCCCGCTACCCCACCATGCCCACCGCCCTCCAGGCCATTGGCTACAAGGAGGTGGTGGGTTACCTCAGGGGAGCGTACTCCTTGGAGGAGGCCTTAGAGCGGGACATCCAGGCGGTGAAGGCCTACGCCAAGCGGCAGTACACCTGGTTCCGCCACGAGCCGGGGGACGTCACCTACCTGCCCCGGGGTGGGGAGGAGGCCTACCCCGGTTTTCGCGACTGGCTACGCCTTCACTTCGGGCTATAG
- the rsmH gene encoding 16S rRNA (cytosine(1402)-N(4))-methyltransferase RsmH, whose translation MEGIAEHIPVMYQEALDLLAVKPGEVYVDATLGGAGHTRGILARGGLVLGLDQDPEAIARAEALGLAGLRVFQKNFRHLQEVLAEAGVKEVAGILADLGVSSFHLEDPKRGFSYHKEGPLDMRMGLTGPTAEEVVNTLPLEALYRILRDLGEEKQAYRIAKAIVEARKKARIRTTTQLAQVVQEAVGFRKAGHPARKTFQALRMYVNDELGALEEFLRQAQGVLKPGGRLVVITFHSLEDRLVKRFLKGSGLKVLTKKPLTPSPEEVAKNPRARSAKLRAAEKEAA comes from the coding sequence ATGGAAGGTATTGCCGAGCACATTCCCGTGATGTACCAAGAGGCCTTGGACCTCCTGGCGGTGAAGCCGGGGGAGGTCTACGTGGACGCCACCTTGGGCGGGGCTGGCCACACCCGGGGCATTTTGGCCCGGGGGGGGCTTGTTCTGGGTCTGGACCAGGACCCCGAGGCCATAGCCCGGGCGGAAGCCCTTGGCCTGGCTGGGTTAAGGGTGTTCCAGAAGAACTTCCGCCACCTCCAGGAGGTTCTGGCCGAAGCCGGGGTGAAGGAGGTGGCGGGGATCCTGGCGGACCTTGGGGTTTCCAGCTTCCACCTGGAAGACCCCAAGCGAGGCTTCAGCTACCACAAGGAAGGCCCCTTGGACATGCGCATGGGCCTTACGGGCCCCACCGCCGAGGAGGTGGTGAACACCCTTCCCCTGGAGGCGCTTTACCGCATCCTGCGGGACCTGGGCGAGGAAAAGCAGGCGTACCGCATCGCCAAGGCCATCGTGGAGGCCAGGAAGAAAGCGAGGATCCGCACCACCACCCAGCTGGCCCAGGTGGTGCAAGAGGCGGTGGGCTTCCGCAAGGCGGGGCACCCCGCCCGCAAGACCTTCCAGGCCCTGCGCATGTACGTGAACGACGAGCTTGGTGCCCTGGAGGAATTCCTGCGGCAAGCCCAGGGGGTGCTCAAACCTGGGGGCAGGCTGGTGGTCATCACCTTCCACTCCCTGGAAGACCGCTTGGTCAAGCGCTTCCTGAAGGGAAGCGGCCTCAAGGTGCTCACCAAAAAACCCCTCACCCCAAGCCCCGAGGAGGTGGCCAAGAACCCCCGGGCGAGGAGCGCCAAGCTGCGGGCGGCGGAAAAGGAGGCGGCGTGA
- the rpmE gene encoding 50S ribosomal protein L31: MKEGIHPKLVPARIICGCGNVIHTYSTKPEIHVEVCSKCHPFYTGQQRFVDTEGRVERFQRRFGDSYRKGR, from the coding sequence GTGAAAGAAGGCATCCATCCCAAGCTGGTTCCCGCCCGCATCATCTGCGGTTGCGGCAACGTCATCCACACCTACTCCACCAAGCCCGAGATCCACGTGGAAGTCTGCAGCAAGTGCCACCCTTTCTACACGGGCCAGCAGCGCTTTGTGGACACGGAGGGGCGGGTGGAGCGCTTCCAGCGCCGCTTCGGCGACTCGTACCGCAAGGGGCGCTAA
- a CDS encoding Hsp20/alpha crystallin family protein — translation MLERLDRLETLRKLKELQERIAELAYQLTGEEPAAWVPRVDLLEEEEHYVLLVDLPGVRPEDLELLEEGSRVTLAGVRHPLPGTYLLEERPMGTFRRTLDLPGPIEEGTAQASLRQGVLEVRFRKKKGAPLPLAQ, via the coding sequence ATGCTGGAGCGCCTGGACCGCCTGGAAACCCTGCGCAAGCTAAAAGAGCTACAGGAGCGCATCGCCGAGCTGGCCTACCAGCTCACGGGGGAGGAGCCCGCCGCTTGGGTGCCCCGGGTGGACCTTCTAGAGGAAGAGGAGCATTACGTGCTCCTGGTGGACCTACCCGGGGTCCGCCCCGAGGACCTGGAGCTTCTGGAGGAAGGAAGCCGCGTCACCTTGGCCGGGGTACGCCACCCCCTCCCCGGCACCTACCTTCTGGAGGAAAGGCCCATGGGCACCTTCCGCCGCACCCTGGACCTGCCCGGTCCCATCGAAGAGGGCACCGCCCAAGCGAGCCTCCGCCAGGGGGTGCTGGAGGTGCGTTTCCGGAAAAAGAAGGGCGCTCCGTTGCCCCTGGCTCAGTAG
- the mraZ gene encoding division/cell wall cluster transcriptional repressor MraZ has protein sequence MPFGEYQYSLDDKGRVVIPGPFRDFLEDGLVLTRGMEGCLYVFPSDRWRKIEEQLVNLPLTDKEARAFVRFFYSGAHKTRMDNASRVLIPPPLRQFAGLAEGGEVVIAGAPGRLEIWSLERWWKAIEEILHNPPAPEALRGLIG, from the coding sequence ATGCCCTTCGGCGAGTACCAGTACAGCCTGGACGACAAGGGGCGGGTGGTGATCCCCGGCCCTTTTCGCGATTTCCTCGAGGACGGGCTGGTGCTCACCCGGGGCATGGAGGGTTGCCTCTACGTCTTCCCCTCCGACCGCTGGCGCAAGATTGAGGAACAGCTGGTCAACTTGCCCCTCACGGACAAGGAGGCCCGGGCCTTCGTGCGTTTCTTCTACTCGGGCGCCCACAAGACCCGCATGGACAACGCCTCCCGCGTGCTCATCCCCCCGCCCCTGCGCCAGTTCGCCGGGCTTGCGGAAGGAGGGGAAGTGGTCATCGCCGGAGCCCCGGGAAGGCTGGAGATTTGGAGCCTGGAGCGCTGGTGGAAGGCCATCGAGGAAATTTTGCACAACCCGCCGGCCCCCGAGGCCCTGCGGGGACTTATCGGATAG
- a CDS encoding penicillin-binding transpeptidase domain-containing protein: MTAVSRVPLVFAGLALWFLLFALGIYALLTHPPRLNPPPPPPPPPRGALYAQDGTPLALTLRTGRYYPLGESASQLLGFGERSTGRGLEGLERDLNAALAQGRSFTLTLDPWIQAMAERALWQGLEKSQGSFATALVLDREGRLLAVANGPAFDPLAPRKDPEKDLSWRNHAFLVALEPGSTMKALTAAMLLEEGRASLHTRVEAPMYRVVDGWTIRDVVPHPPVLTLAEVLKYSSNVGISRLAEALPKEIFHQYLEKLHFTDPELLPGIRVASPVVKPPETWSRAAYANHTFGQGFLITPLHLAAAFNALVDGVYRPPILFAGSLRQGERVFSEATAKAVRQALEEGLAPRAHLAGYRLAGKTGTAQVVVNGRYSREVFTAWFAGFVPGDKPLYTVVVAVHHPKGEVHGSQVAAPIFREIAARLLAYRGLPPYAEER; the protein is encoded by the coding sequence ATGACGGCGGTGAGTCGGGTGCCTTTGGTCTTCGCCGGGCTCGCCCTTTGGTTCCTCCTCTTTGCCCTGGGCATCTACGCCCTCCTTACCCACCCGCCCCGCCTCAACCCACCTCCACCCCCGCCACCCCCACCCCGGGGAGCCCTCTACGCCCAGGATGGCACCCCCCTGGCCCTCACCCTGCGAACGGGCCGCTACTATCCCTTGGGGGAAAGCGCAAGCCAACTCCTCGGCTTCGGGGAGAGGAGCACGGGTAGGGGCCTCGAGGGCCTGGAGCGAGACCTGAACGCCGCCCTGGCCCAGGGTCGCTCCTTCACCCTCACCCTGGACCCCTGGATCCAGGCCATGGCGGAGCGGGCCCTTTGGCAAGGCCTCGAGAAGAGCCAGGGAAGCTTCGCCACCGCCCTCGTCCTTGACCGGGAGGGCAGGCTCCTGGCCGTGGCCAACGGCCCCGCCTTCGATCCCCTGGCCCCGCGCAAGGACCCGGAAAAGGACCTCTCCTGGCGCAACCACGCCTTCTTGGTGGCCCTGGAGCCCGGCTCCACCATGAAGGCCCTCACCGCCGCCATGCTCCTGGAAGAAGGACGGGCCAGCCTCCACACCCGGGTGGAGGCCCCCATGTACCGGGTGGTGGACGGTTGGACCATCCGCGACGTGGTCCCCCACCCCCCCGTCCTCACCCTGGCGGAGGTGCTCAAGTACTCCTCTAACGTGGGCATTAGCCGGCTAGCCGAGGCTTTGCCCAAGGAAATCTTCCACCAATACCTGGAGAAGCTCCACTTCACCGACCCCGAGCTTCTCCCCGGCATCCGGGTGGCGTCCCCCGTGGTGAAGCCCCCCGAAACCTGGAGCCGGGCCGCCTACGCCAACCACACCTTCGGTCAAGGCTTCCTCATCACCCCCTTGCACCTGGCGGCAGCCTTCAACGCCCTGGTGGACGGCGTCTACCGCCCCCCCATCCTCTTTGCCGGAAGCCTCCGGCAGGGGGAGAGGGTGTTTTCTGAAGCCACGGCGAAGGCGGTGCGGCAAGCCCTGGAGGAAGGCCTCGCCCCCCGGGCCCACCTGGCGGGCTACCGCCTGGCGGGCAAGACGGGCACCGCCCAGGTGGTGGTGAACGGGCGCTACTCCCGGGAGGTGTTCACCGCCTGGTTTGCCGGCTTCGTTCCCGGGGACAAGCCCCTGTACACCGTGGTGGTGGCGGTGCACCACCCCAAGGGGGAGGTGCACGGCAGCCAGGTGGCCGCCCCCATCTTCCGGGAGATCGCCGCCCGTCTCTTGGCCTACCGGGGCCTTCCCCCCTATGCTGAGGAGCGGTGA
- a CDS encoding thymidine kinase translates to MPPVLHRQGWIEVIAGPMFSGKSEELIRRVRRALIARQRVLVFKPRLDDRYHESHVVSHDGEKVEAIPVERAAEMEVYLVPLPQVVAVDEVQFLDRGFLDLAERLAQEGVRVIAAGLDLDFRGEPFGIMPELLARAEFVEKLTAICPRCGAPATRTQRLVDGKPARYSDPVILVGAMERYEPRCRACHQVVY, encoded by the coding sequence ATGCCCCCGGTACTTCACCGACAAGGCTGGATTGAGGTCATCGCTGGGCCCATGTTCTCCGGCAAGAGCGAGGAGCTCATCCGGCGGGTGCGGCGGGCCCTGATCGCCCGGCAAAGGGTCTTGGTGTTCAAGCCCCGGTTGGACGACCGCTACCACGAAAGCCACGTGGTGAGCCACGATGGGGAGAAGGTGGAGGCCATTCCCGTGGAGCGGGCGGCGGAGATGGAGGTCTACCTTGTGCCCCTGCCCCAGGTGGTGGCGGTGGACGAGGTGCAGTTCCTGGACCGGGGCTTTTTGGACTTGGCGGAAAGGCTGGCCCAGGAGGGGGTGCGGGTCATCGCCGCGGGGCTGGACCTGGACTTCCGGGGGGAGCCTTTCGGCATCATGCCCGAGCTCTTGGCCCGGGCGGAGTTTGTGGAGAAGCTTACCGCCATCTGCCCCCGTTGCGGGGCTCCCGCCACAAGGACCCAGCGCCTGGTGGACGGGAAGCCCGCCCGTTATAGCGACCCCGTGATCCTGGTGGGGGCCATGGAGCGCTACGAGCCCCGTTGCCGCGCCTGCCACCAGGTGGTCTACTGA
- a CDS encoding Mur ligase family protein codes for MLRSGEVVVYLAHVRELTPRWVAEATGGRLHPGGASVRDLHWDSREVTPGSLFVALPGAKTHGRSFIPEARAKGASLILADVPGEATVEVKDPYEALLRLGSALRELFPGAVVAVGGSSGKTTTKEALAQGLGFPAPMGNQNTAPPLARFFLHLSPGAKGAVVELGIDRVGEMAELMGLARPTLSVLTALGEEHLLAFGGLEGVVREEAGLLQAPQTLVSLQAKEVLQAFGRYKGEPTYGFGEATFAGKDLELLPAESRFRYRGREVRVPYPGLGPSLGALAALAAAELLGKELEGVVERLAHLRLPPGRMERRALGGVVFLNDAYNANPLSVKAGLAWLAAQPGRKWVVLGEMRELGGLAERLHLEVAEEAARLGLKPLYLGPFAKAQAALGGEAVESLEEAVAWLKARVLPGDLVYLKASRAVGLERILDLWNA; via the coding sequence ATGCTGAGGAGCGGTGAGGTAGTTGTGTATCTTGCGCATGTTAGGGAACTAACGCCCAGGTGGGTGGCGGAGGCCACGGGAGGGCGGCTCCACCCGGGGGGGGCGTCGGTGCGGGACCTGCACTGGGATAGCCGGGAGGTCACCCCAGGAAGCCTCTTCGTCGCCCTCCCCGGGGCCAAGACCCACGGGCGTTCCTTCATCCCCGAGGCCCGGGCCAAGGGGGCGAGCCTCATCCTGGCGGACGTCCCCGGCGAGGCCACGGTGGAGGTGAAGGACCCCTACGAAGCGCTTCTCCGCCTGGGAAGCGCCCTGAGGGAGCTCTTCCCAGGGGCGGTGGTGGCGGTGGGGGGGAGCTCGGGCAAGACCACCACCAAGGAGGCCCTGGCCCAAGGCCTAGGGTTCCCCGCCCCCATGGGCAACCAGAACACCGCCCCGCCCTTGGCCCGCTTCTTCCTCCACCTAAGCCCTGGGGCGAAAGGGGCCGTGGTGGAGCTTGGGATAGACCGGGTGGGGGAGATGGCGGAGCTCATGGGGCTGGCGAGGCCCACCCTTTCCGTCCTCACCGCCTTGGGAGAGGAGCACCTGCTGGCCTTCGGCGGCCTGGAAGGGGTGGTGCGGGAAGAGGCGGGGCTCCTACAAGCTCCCCAGACCCTGGTGAGCCTACAAGCCAAGGAGGTGCTCCAGGCCTTCGGCCGTTACAAAGGGGAGCCCACCTATGGCTTCGGGGAAGCCACCTTTGCCGGCAAAGACCTGGAGCTCCTCCCTGCGGAAAGCCGCTTCCGTTACCGGGGAAGGGAGGTTCGGGTGCCCTACCCTGGGCTGGGGCCCTCCCTGGGAGCCTTGGCCGCCCTGGCGGCGGCGGAACTTTTGGGAAAGGAACTGGAAGGGGTGGTGGAAAGGCTTGCCCACCTCCGCCTGCCCCCGGGCCGCATGGAGCGGCGGGCCTTAGGGGGGGTGGTCTTCCTGAACGACGCCTACAACGCCAACCCCCTTTCTGTAAAGGCGGGTCTTGCCTGGCTTGCCGCCCAGCCCGGGCGGAAGTGGGTGGTTTTGGGCGAGATGCGGGAACTGGGTGGGCTGGCAGAGCGCCTCCACCTGGAGGTGGCGGAGGAAGCGGCGAGGCTCGGCCTTAAGCCCCTGTACCTGGGGCCCTTCGCCAAGGCCCAAGCCGCCCTAGGGGGCGAGGCGGTGGAAAGCCTGGAAGAGGCGGTGGCCTGGCTCAAGGCCCGGGTGTTGCCGGGGGACCTGGTCTACCTCAAGGCCTCGAGGGCCGTGGGCCTGGAAAGGATCCTAGACCTATGGAACGCTTAG
- a CDS encoding Mur ligase family protein, producing the protein MILVYGLGRSGLGVLRFLKRRGLPARFHDDRPKEEEVREALALGFTPDFALEGRYAQVVAAPGVPLDHPNLKRLREGGAEVMGEAELAYRLAPTPILGITGTAGKTSTTLFTAHLLRGQGLKALEGGNVDPPLVSVVDEAEVAVAELSSFQLERVSTLRPRVAVLLNLGVDHLDRHGSLEAYHAAKLNLLKNLTPEDALVYNAHDARVRQAAERSPARLYPFLPAEDPRESNLRAALAATRAYLDLLGRPLDEGAFAESLRTLPRPPHRFQVFARKGKVVFIDDSIATRTPAVAAALRAAPAPIAWILGGEDKGADLAPLRPLLLRVRVIVALGRDGARMAEALGGGVEVVVVKEKEGRKAMRQAVAEALARLREGSVLLAPLAASFDQFKDYKDRAQAFREAVLALGGEPWTPSSS; encoded by the coding sequence ATGATCCTGGTCTACGGCCTGGGACGGAGCGGCCTTGGGGTCTTGCGCTTCCTGAAGCGGCGGGGACTCCCCGCCCGCTTCCACGACGACCGGCCCAAGGAAGAGGAGGTGCGGGAAGCCCTGGCCCTGGGCTTCACCCCCGACTTCGCCCTGGAGGGCCGCTACGCCCAAGTGGTGGCCGCTCCCGGGGTACCCCTAGACCACCCCAACCTCAAGCGCCTCCGGGAGGGGGGGGCGGAGGTGATGGGGGAAGCCGAGCTGGCCTACCGCCTCGCCCCAACCCCCATCCTCGGCATCACCGGCACCGCGGGGAAGACCTCCACCACCCTCTTCACCGCCCACCTCCTGCGGGGGCAAGGCCTAAAGGCCCTGGAGGGGGGGAATGTGGACCCTCCCCTGGTGAGTGTGGTGGACGAGGCGGAGGTGGCGGTGGCGGAGCTTTCCAGCTTCCAGTTGGAACGGGTGTCCACCCTCCGTCCCCGGGTGGCCGTGCTCCTCAACCTGGGGGTGGACCACCTGGACCGCCACGGGAGCCTCGAGGCCTACCACGCCGCCAAGCTCAACCTCCTCAAGAACCTCACCCCCGAAGACGCCCTGGTCTACAACGCCCACGACGCCAGGGTGCGCCAAGCGGCGGAAAGGAGCCCGGCCCGCCTCTACCCCTTCCTCCCGGCGGAAGACCCCCGGGAGAGCAACCTGCGGGCCGCCTTGGCCGCCACCCGGGCCTACCTAGACCTTTTGGGCCGCCCCTTGGACGAAGGGGCCTTTGCGGAAAGCCTAAGAACCCTCCCCCGTCCCCCCCACCGCTTCCAGGTCTTCGCCAGGAAGGGGAAAGTGGTCTTCATCGACGATTCCATCGCCACCCGCACCCCGGCGGTGGCCGCCGCCTTGAGGGCCGCCCCCGCCCCCATCGCCTGGATCCTGGGGGGGGAGGACAAGGGGGCCGACCTTGCCCCCTTAAGGCCCCTCCTCCTTCGGGTGCGGGTCATCGTGGCCCTGGGCCGGGACGGGGCCCGCATGGCGGAGGCCTTGGGCGGGGGGGTGGAGGTGGTGGTGGTGAAGGAAAAAGAGGGGCGCAAGGCCATGCGGCAGGCGGTGGCCGAGGCCTTGGCCCGGCTAAGGGAAGGCTCCGTCCTCCTCGCCCCCCTGGCCGCCAGCTTTGACCAGTTCAAGGACTACAAAGACCGCGCCCAGGCCTTCCGGGAAGCGGTCTTGGCCCTAGGAGGTGAGCCATGGACCCCGTCCTCCTCTTAA